In one Drosophila pseudoobscura strain MV-25-SWS-2005 chromosome X, UCI_Dpse_MV25, whole genome shotgun sequence genomic region, the following are encoded:
- the yl gene encoding putative vitellogenin receptor isoform X1, whose product MCVVKETTEGTCSQHQGSEIYGRGRTMLTSDWQMLNLTSHTTTVCNGNGSTDNSSDNVRRKRYGGHGLPQVSRRPLWWCRLAVLLLIFCALAAAASGPANTRCDEDQFQCRDGSCILQAKMCDARSDCTDATDELDCDYKLCREPHWFPCAQPHGACLAAELKCNGIDNCPNGEDEINCPSGILGMSSRFGSFRKLPRNCSASEYMCQRDRSCIPIEFQCDGKSDCADSSDELDGCKESQASCKGHLCPNGRCLQRKQWLCDGVDDCGDGSDEHGCVDLCQPEMGKFMCRNKEHCLDLAKVCDGHSDCSDGSDEYETCNSKPDCSAKSCPAGATCHMMPTDGAQCYCPAGFRLAKFQNKCEDIDECQERESELCSQSCENTSGGYRCSCDPGYLLAKDNRTCRAANTHGGEHPLLLYTTQMNVMGMHLGSRNHVYQVAGNLSKVIGVAYDGSHIYWTNIQNEAESIVKANADGTHAEILLTSGLDAPEDLAVDWLTQNIYFSDNVMRHIAVCSHDALNCVVLVTEDVHQPRGLALWPQRGQMFWTDWGVKPMIVRASMDGKRSTPIVSENIHWPNGIALDMHQQRIYWVDAKLGSVQTVRPDGTGRRTILDGMLKHPYGLAVYEDQLYWSDWGTKSIHACHKYSGKQHRVLAKDRTIYAVHIYHSAKQPQTPNACATAKCSHLCLLAEPEVGGRSCACPDGMQLAPDQQRCMQTVKRQRLFVGVGQFLLEIEHTAFGRHVVSASHALDIVISEMVYNSVNGTLIIADNERRMIAEYQPGLGQGRLRTLIHSNLGNVSALAFDHLSQNLYWSDAERRVVELYSFHTRHRALIRFFAGQESPIGLSVMPAEGYLYVALKARRHTHIDRLPLSGKGSPTHVFEEELGDDDIKMATDHDQHTLYWSDSDMGMISYTDYRQTQSMTFRSKLRRPYSLALVHQDLFWSELGSSSIYWAHKSNMGPRKRIDVVPTRGSGDTHGHSMFMEAAPWRLALASSAPPSTDREEQQQQQQHPCQHQNGGCSHICVGVGQLAATCLCPVGFVYRDASNRSCLEALDCEFRCRSSGECLTLAHRCNGRQDCVDRSDEQDCDEEGHKHKPKVMCGPRQFACHNAEACVDKDKRCDGHKDCPDNSDEQHCLQFDKTRSCHVHQLACDNGKCVDQSLMCDGKNDCGDNTDEDKAKCDSPANCDQGMFQCSNGACIAASWECDGRIDCSDASDEHDKCGHRRCPPDMHRCLLGQCLDRRLVCDGHNDCGDLSDELNCGSGAHAKANISCGSLLYQCASNLKLCLDPAVRCNGTAECPRGEDEADCGDMCSINEFQCRTGKQCIRKEFHCDRARDCLDGSDEEACDKIQNQTLSKPWTTASRACRPHLFDCQDGECVDMSRVCNSFPDCQNGSDEGPQCATACRASAGGGRPVCQHKCRATPAGAVCSCFDGYRLDTDQRSCVDVNECLDGQPCAQICENTLGGYQCQCHADFMLRQDRVSCKSLQAGATLLFSSYNEVRNLSEQPMMLQVAWSANDSRIDGFDVDMERQMGYFSSEEQGVVYQVDMRRRFIVRALAVPSPTKVAVDWATGNVYVLAGGSASQEIYACSFPARMCGRILQVKTHMHLRHLAIDGYHGRLFYIAMRLESFGHASAELHVARLDGSHKELMLHKKDSYMTALALDPHQQQLYYLDMHSRTLERISYRTRSGMGPHRRPEMMLQKSNALKQPSGLSIYENHAYIVNLGSKEAVRCRLYGERICKSINLNVLNAQDIVVAGRSRQPMPTSNPCHHSQCHGMCILADYGYECMCGNQVVAEGEQCPHGSMNELEVGASRQERPQSTFHWWIMALLVLVMGSLAAGLGYMYYQWRQRGHTDLNINLHFQNPLATIGSKAFLDHERNEAIVNGMDGMASSHSSNETGTTSASSSFAAQQFGMPNVLQRLLRPKQASSGSHMATDMLLENSRASELYTLDNGRKAGGVPVILVADNDDDTLTNGHFGGDHTGDDANARLVP is encoded by the exons ATGTGCGTGGTGAAGGAGACCACAGAGGGCACCTGTTCGCAGCACCAGGGGAGTGAAATATATGGGCGTGGACGCACCATGCTCACCAGCGATTGGCAAATGCTCAACCTAACCTCTCACACAACGACCGTATGCAACGGGAACGGGAGCACCGACAATAGTTCCGATAATGTGCGAAGGAAACGTTATGGAGGCCATGGGCTCCCCCAGGTGTCCCGCCGCCCACTTTGGTGGTGCCGTCTGGCAGTGTTGCTGCTCATTTTCTGTGCGCTTGCTGCCGCCGCGTCGGGACCAGCGAACACGCGGTGCGATGAAGATCAATTCCAGTGCAGAGACGGTAGCTGCATCTTACAAGCGAAGATGTGTGACGCACGAAGCGACTGCACCGATGCCACAGATGAATTGGATTGCG ACTACAAGCTGTGCCGGGAACCGCATTGGTTCCCGTGCGCCCAGCCACATGGAGCCTGCCTGGCAGCAGAACTAAAATGCAACGGCATCGACAACTGCCCCAACGGTGAGGACGAAATCAATTGTCCCTCTGGCATTTTAGGAATGTCCTCGCGCTTTGGCAGCTTCCGCAAGCTGCCGCGTAATTGCAGCGCCAGCGAGTACATGTGCCAGCGGGATCGCAGCTGTATTCCCATCGAGTTCCAGTGCGACGGCAAATCGGACTGTGCGGACAGCTCCGACGAGCTGGACGGCTGCAAGGAATCCCAGGCCAGCTGCAAGGGTCATCTCTGCCCCAATGGTCGCTGCCTGCAGCGAAAGCAGTGGCTCTGCGATGGCGTCGACGACTGTGGTGATGGCAGCGACGAGCATGGTTGCG TGGATCTCTGCCAGCCGGAGATGGGAAAGTTCATGTGCCGCAACAAGGAGCATTGTTTGGACCTGGCCAAAGTGTGTGACGGCCACAGCGACTGTTCGGATGGTAGCGATGAGTACGAGACCTGTAACAGCAAGCCCGATTGCAGCGCCAAGTCGTGCCCAGCGGGCGCCACCTGCCACATGATGCCCACCGATGGTGCGCAGTGCTATTGTCCTGCGGGCTTCCGGCTGGCCAAGTTCCAGAACAAATGCGAGGACATTGACGAGTGCCAGGAGCGCGAGTCAGAACTGTGCAGCCAGAGCTGTGAGAACACCTCCGGCGGCTATCggtgcagctgcgatcctggcTACCTGCTGGCCAAAGATAATCGCACTTGTCGAGCGGCGAACACGCATGGCGGCGAGCACCCCCTGCTGCTCTACACCACCCAAATGAACGTCATGGGCATGCACCTGGGCAGCAGGAACCACGTCTACCAGGTGGCCGGGAATCTGAGCAAAGTGATTGGCGTTGCGTACGATGGTAGCCACATCTACTGGACCAACATTCAGAACGAGGCTGAGAGCATTGTCAAGGCCAATGCGGACGGCACCCATGCCGAGATCCTGCTCACCTCCGGCCTCGATGCCCCCGAGGATCTGGCCGTTGACTGGCTCACGCAGAACATCTACTTTTCGGATAATGTGATGCGACACATTGCAGTCTGCTCCCACGATGCTCTCAACTGTGTCGTCCTCGTGACGGAGGATGTGCACCAGCCGCGCGGACTGGCGTTGTGGCCGCAGCGAGGACAAATGTTCTGGACCGATTGGGGCGTAAAGCCCATGATTGTGCGCGCCTCCATGGATGGGAAGCGCTCCACGCCGATTGTCAGCGAAAACATACACTGGCCGAACGGCATCGCCTTGGATATGCACCAGCAAAGGATCTACTGGGTGGACGCCAAGCTCGGGAGTGTCCAGACGGTCCGACCCGACGGCACCGGTCGTCGCACCATACTCGATGGCATGCTGAAGCATCCGTACGGCCTGGCCGTGTACGAGGATCAGCTGTACTGGTCGGACTGGGGCACCAAGAGCATCCACGCCTGCCACAAGTACTCCGGCAAGCAACACCGAGTCCTGGCCAAAGATCGGACTATCTATGCGGTGCATATCTATCATTCGGCCAAGCAGCCGCAGACCCCCAATGCCTGCGCCACAGCCAAATGCTCGCACCTGTGCCTCCTGGCCGAACCAGAGGTGGGCGGCCGCAGCTGCGCCTGTCCGGACGGTATGCAACTGGCGCCCGATCAGCAGCGTTGCATGCAGACGGTGAAGAGGCAGCGACTGTTTGTGGGCGTGGGCCAGTTCCTGCTGGAGATCGAGCACACGGCCTTTGGCAGGCATGTGGTGAGTGCCTCCCATGCCTTGGACATTGTCATCAGCGAGATGGTGTACAACAGCGTCAATGGCACCCTGATCATCGCGGACAATGAGCGCCGAATGATTGCGGAGTATCAACCGGGACTGGGACAAGGACGCCTAAGGACCCTGATCCATTCGAATCTGGGCAATGTGAGTGCTTTGGCCTTCGATCATCTCAGCCAGAATCTGTACTGGTCCGATGCCGAGCGTCGCGTTGTGGAGCTGTACTCCTTTCACACCCGACACCGGGCGCTCATCCGCTTCTTTGCTGGCCAAGAATCCCCCATTGGACTGAGTGTAATGCCCGCTGAGGGGTATCTGTATGTGGCCCTCAAGGCgcgcaggcacacacacatcgatAGGCTGCCGTTGAGCGGCAAGGGTTCGCCGACGCATGTGTTCGAGGAGGAGCTGGGCGATGACGACATCAAGATGGCCACCGATCACGACCAGCATACGCTCTACTGGTCTGACAGCGATATGGGGATGATCAGCTACACCGACTATCGCCAGACGCAGTCGATGACGTTCCGCAGCAAGCTACGACGGCCCTACAGCCTGGCCCTGGTGCATCAGGATCTGTTTTGGAGCGAACTGGGATCGTCATCCATTTACTGGGCTCACAAGAGCAACATGGGTCCCCGCAAGCGGATCGATGTGGTGCCGACACGGGGCTCAGGCGACACCCACGGACACTCCATGTTCATGGAGGCAGCCCCCTGGCGTCTTGCTCTGGCCTCCAGTGCGCCACCTTCGACCGACagggaagagcagcagcagcagcagcagcatccctGCCAGCATCAGAACGGCGGCTGCTCTCACAtctgtgtgggcgtgggccaACTGGCCGCCACCTGCCTCTGTCCCGTGGGTTTTGTGTATCGCGATGCCAGCAATCGGTCGTGCCTGGAGGCCCTCGACTGTGAGTTCCGTTGCCGCAGTTCCGGCGAGTGCCTGACCCTGGCCCATCGCTGCAACGGACGGCAGGACTGTGTGGATCGCTCCGATGAGCAGGACTGCGACGAGGAGGGGCATAAGCACAAGCCCAAGGTCATGTGCGGCCCCAGGCAGTTCGCCTGCCACAATGCCGAAGCCTGTGTGGACAAGGACAAGCGTTGCGATGGCCACAAGGACTGCCCCGACAATTCCGATGAGCAGCATTGTTTGCAGTTTG aCAAAACCAGGAGCTGCCACGTCCATCAGCTGGCCTGCGACAATGGCAAGTGCGTGGACCAGAGCCTCATGTGCGATGGCAAAAACGATTGCGGCGACAACACGGACGAGGACAAGGCCAAGTGCGACTCCCCCGCCAACTGCGATCAGGGGATGTTCCAGTGCAGCAATGGGGCCTGCATAGCCGCCAGCTGGGAGTGCGATGGCCGGATCGACTGCAGTGATGCCTCAGACGAGCACGACAAGTGCGGACATCGCCGATGTCCGCCGGATATGCATCGGTGCCTGTTGGGACAGTGTCTGGACAGGCGACTGGTCTGCGATGGCCACAACGATTGTGGGGATCTCTCGGATGAGCTCAACTGCGGATCAGGGGCCCATGCCAAGGCAAACATCTCCTGTGGATCCCTGCTCTATCAGTGTGCCAGCAACCTGAAGCTTTGCCTCGATCCGGCAGTGCGCTGCAACGGCACCGCCGAGTGCCCGCGCGGCGAGGACGAGGCCGATTGTGGGGATATGTGCAGCATCAATGAGTTCCAGTGCCGCACCGGGAAGCAGTGCATCCGCAAGGAGTTCCACTGCGACCGCGCCAGAGACTGTCTCGATGGCAGCGATGAAGAGGCCTGCGACAAGATTCAGAACCAGACACTGAGCAAACCCTGGACCACGGCGAGCCGTGCCTGCCGTCCCCATCTATTCGACTGTCAGGATGGGGAGTGCGTGGATATGTCGCGCGTGTGCAACAGTTTCCCCGACTGCCAGAATGGCAGCGACGAGGGGCCGCAATGTGCGACGGCCTGCCGAGCCTCCGCCGGCGGCGGACGTCCTGTGTGCCAGCACAAGTGTCGTGCCACACCCGCGGGTGCTGTGTGCTCCTGCTTCGACGGATATCGTCTGGACACGGATCAACGGAGCTGTGTGGATGTAAACGAGTGCCTGGACGGCCAGCCGTGCGCCCAGATCTGTGAGAACACCCTCGGGGGCTACCAGTGCCAATGCCATGCGGACTTTATGCTGCGCCAGGATCGGGTCAGCTGCAAGAGCCTCCAGGCGGGCGCCACGCTACTCTTTAGCAGCTACAACGAAGTGAGGAATCTCAGCGAGCAGCCGATGATGCTGCAGGTGGCCTGGTCGGCCAATGACTCGCGCATCGATGGCTTCGATGTGGACATGGAACGACAGATGGGCTACTTCTCCAGCGAGGAGCAGGGTGTCGTCTATCAGGTAGATATGCGTCGGCGCTTTATTGTGCGTGCCCTGGCGGTGCCATCGCCCACCAAAGTGGCCGTCGACTGGGCCACCGGCAACGTGTATGTCCTGGCTGGTGGTAGTGCCTCGCAGGAGATCTACGCGTGTAGTTTCCCGGCTCGCATGTGCGGCCGCATTCTCCAGGTGAAGACACACATGCATCTGAGGCACCTGGCCATCGACGGCTACCATGGACGACTCTTCTACATTGCCATGCGATTGGAGAGCTTTGGGCATGCCAGCGCCGAGCTGCATGTGGCCCGTCTCGATGGCAGCCACAAGGAGCTTATGCTGCACAAAAAAGACAGCTATATGACGGCCCTGGCCCTCGAtccgcatcagcagcagctatACTACCTGGATATGCACAGCCGCACGCTCGAGAGGATCAGCTATAGGACAAGGTCCGGTATGGGGCCACATCGCCGGCCCGAGATGATGCTCCAGAAGTCCAATGCCCTGAAACAGCCCTCGGGGCTGAGCATCTACGAGAATCACGCGTACATCGTCAATCTCGGCTCCAAGGAGGCGGTGCGGTGTCGCCTGTACGGGGAGCGGATCTGCAAGTCCATCAATCTGAATGTGCTCAATGCCCAGGATATTGTGGTGGCCGGAAGATCGAGGCAGCCGATGCCAACGTCAAATCCGTGCCACCACTCGCAATGCCATGGGATGTGTATCCTGGCCGACTACGGCTACGAGTGCATGTGCGGCAACCAGGTGGTGGCCGAGGGCGAACAGTGCCCTCATGGCTCCATGAACGAGCTGGAGGTGGGGGCCAGCAGGCAGGAGAGGCCGCAGTCCACATTCCACTGGTGGATAATGGCACTCCTGGTGCTGGTGATGGGCTCGCTGGCCGCAGGACTTGGGTACATGTACTATCAGTGGCGGCAGCGCGGCCACACGGATCTCAACATTAACCTCCATTTCCAGAATCCGCTGGCGACGATCGGCAGCAAAGCGTTCCTCGACCATGAAAGGAACGAAGCCATCGTCAACgggatggatgggatggcGTCAAGCCACAGCAGCAATGAGACGGGCACCACCAGCGCCTCGTCTTCGTTCGCGGCTCAGCAATTTGGCATGCCGAATGTTCTCCAGAGATTGCTACGACCGAAACAGGCGTCCAGCGGCTCCCACATGGCTACCGATATGCTACTCGAAAACTCCAGA GCAAGCGAACTATACACGCTGGACAACGGACGGAAAGCAGGAGGAGTGCCAGTCATTCTGGTGGCAGACAATGACGATGATACCCTCACAAACGGACATTTCGGGGGAGACCACACAGGCGATGATGCGAATGCACGACTTGTGCCGTAA